The following are encoded together in the Nitrospira sp. genome:
- the ilvB gene encoding biosynthetic-type acetolactate synthase large subunit: MKLNGSEILIESLKREGVKTIFALPGGVVLKIFDMLHQQKDIDVILTRHEQGAGHMAEGYAKATGKAGVCLVTSGPGMTNVITALADAYMDSVPLVCFSGQVPTSLIGNDAFQEADNIGLSRPCTKYNFLVKDVNDLAMTIKEAFYIATTGRPGPVLVDIPKDVSMATAEFVYPTSVSIRGYNPTYDGNKWQIKQAAEAIMKAKKPILYVGGGVVFSGASAELIELAELTQIPVDMTLMGLGAFPGEHQLSLGMLGMHGTYQANMAMHYSDLVIAIGARFDDRVTGKVSEFCPHAKVIHVDIDPTSIRKNINVDIPIVGDCKTVLRELNQILRASVNGEQKELRKPWWKQIREWESAHPLSYQQDADGPIKPQHVVKRLYELTKDRDPIVSTDVGQHQMWAAQYFKLAKPNRWLTSGGLGTMGFGFPAAMGAQAAFPGRLVLCIAGDGSIQMNMQEMATAVVSKLPVKIIVLNNRFHGMVRQWQDLFYQGRYASSDLENTPDFVKLAEAYGAVGLRANKVGDLDAVLREAIAVDGPVIVDVPTYRFENVYPMIPAGGCNHEMILEDPPELKNKQASTSKVTPDGTDTVLTA, encoded by the coding sequence ATGAAGCTCAACGGGTCTGAGATATTGATCGAGAGTCTCAAGCGGGAGGGGGTCAAAACGATCTTCGCGCTTCCCGGTGGCGTGGTCCTCAAGATATTCGACATGCTCCATCAGCAGAAAGACATAGACGTCATCTTGACGCGGCATGAACAGGGTGCCGGCCACATGGCCGAAGGCTATGCCAAAGCGACGGGGAAAGCAGGCGTGTGCTTGGTGACGTCCGGTCCCGGCATGACCAACGTCATTACCGCCTTGGCTGATGCCTACATGGACTCCGTTCCGTTGGTCTGTTTCAGCGGCCAGGTGCCCACGAGCCTGATCGGCAACGATGCGTTTCAAGAGGCCGACAATATTGGATTGAGCCGACCTTGCACGAAGTACAACTTCCTCGTGAAGGACGTCAACGATCTCGCGATGACCATTAAAGAGGCGTTTTATATCGCGACGACAGGCCGCCCGGGTCCCGTCCTTGTCGATATTCCCAAAGACGTCTCGATGGCCACAGCCGAATTTGTCTACCCCACCTCCGTCTCAATTCGGGGGTATAACCCGACGTACGACGGCAACAAGTGGCAGATCAAGCAGGCGGCCGAAGCCATCATGAAGGCCAAGAAGCCGATTCTCTATGTCGGTGGCGGCGTCGTGTTTTCAGGCGCCTCGGCCGAATTGATCGAGCTGGCGGAACTGACGCAAATCCCGGTCGATATGACCCTCATGGGGCTCGGGGCATTTCCGGGAGAACACCAGCTCTCCTTGGGGATGCTGGGTATGCACGGCACCTATCAGGCCAACATGGCCATGCACTATTCTGATCTTGTGATTGCAATCGGGGCGCGCTTTGATGACCGCGTGACGGGAAAGGTCTCGGAGTTCTGTCCTCATGCCAAGGTCATTCATGTCGATATCGATCCGACATCGATCAGAAAGAACATCAACGTCGATATTCCGATCGTCGGGGATTGCAAGACCGTTCTGCGGGAGCTGAATCAGATTCTCCGCGCGTCGGTCAACGGGGAACAGAAGGAATTACGAAAGCCCTGGTGGAAGCAAATTCGTGAGTGGGAATCCGCTCATCCGTTGTCGTATCAGCAGGATGCGGACGGACCGATCAAGCCCCAGCATGTGGTGAAGCGGTTGTATGAACTGACGAAGGACCGGGACCCGATCGTTTCAACCGATGTGGGCCAACATCAGATGTGGGCCGCCCAATATTTCAAGCTGGCCAAGCCGAATCGCTGGTTGACGTCCGGTGGGCTGGGGACCATGGGCTTTGGGTTTCCCGCGGCGATGGGCGCGCAGGCGGCGTTTCCCGGTCGGTTGGTGCTGTGCATTGCGGGGGACGGCAGCATTCAGATGAATATGCAGGAGATGGCCACGGCGGTGGTAAGCAAGCTTCCTGTGAAGATCATCGTACTGAATAACCGGTTCCATGGCATGGTCCGGCAGTGGCAGGATTTGTTCTACCAGGGCCGCTATGCCTCCAGCGACCTCGAGAATACTCCGGACTTTGTGAAGTTGGCAGAAGCCTATGGGGCCGTCGGGTTGCGCGCGAACAAGGTGGGCGATCTCGACGCGGTGCTTAGGGAAGCCATCGCGGTGGATGGGCCGGTGATTGTGGATGTGCCGACCTATCGTTTTGAAAACGTGTATCCGATGATTCCGGCCGGAGGGTGTAACCACGAGATGATCTTGGAAGATCCGCCGGAGTTGAAAAATAAACAGGCGAGCACATCCAAAGTGACGCCGGACGGTACCGATACCGTCCTGACCGCCTAA
- the ilvN gene encoding acetolactate synthase small subunit encodes MEHIISVTVENKFGVLSRVAGLFSGRGFNIESLSVAPTLDPSMSQMTIVTSGDDRIIEQIVKHLNKLIDVIKVVDLNESEFVSRETALIKVHTKAEDRAEALRIADIFRANVIDSTPATYTIEVTGDPKKIEAIINLLQPLGIKELTRTGRVAVAREPIRASAVQPKKVARE; translated from the coding sequence ATGGAACACATTATTTCCGTCACGGTCGAAAATAAGTTTGGCGTGTTGTCCCGTGTGGCCGGGCTGTTCAGTGGCCGGGGTTTCAATATCGAGAGTCTGTCGGTGGCGCCGACGCTGGATCCTTCGATGTCGCAGATGACGATCGTGACCTCGGGCGACGATCGCATCATCGAACAGATCGTGAAGCATCTTAACAAGCTCATCGACGTGATCAAGGTCGTCGATCTGAACGAGAGCGAGTTCGTGTCGCGCGAGACGGCCTTGATCAAGGTGCATACCAAGGCCGAAGATCGTGCTGAGGCGCTGAGAATCGCGGACATTTTTCGCGCCAACGTCATCGATTCGACGCCGGCGACCTATACCATCGAGGTCACGGGCGATCCGAAAAAGATTGAAGCCATCATCAATCTCCTGCAGCCGCTTGGGATCAAGGAATTGACTCGAACCGGGCGAGTGGCCGTGGCGCGGGAGCCGATTCGAGCGAGCGCGGTGCAGCCCAAGAAGGTGGCGCGCGAGTAG